Genomic segment of Falco peregrinus isolate bFalPer1 chromosome 5, bFalPer1.pri, whole genome shotgun sequence:
CGTGCCTCGCACGAAATACAGCCCCCCCCTGTGCTGCCGGGCTCCCGAATGTGCCGGCCGTGTGCATCCCCAGCCCCGAGCCACCGGCCAtgcccaccctcagccttgTGAGCCCCCAGCCCGCTTGCCCGTTGCCCCCAAgcatcccctgccctgcaccGCGGGGATGCTTGGGGGCCCAAGGGGCGtagtgctggggcaggggggtgtccctgccctcACTGCTGTCCGCTCCCCCCGCAGCAAGGCGGAGGCAGAGGCCATCgagaaggagctgctggaggattATCGGTTTGGGCGGCAGCAGCTGATCGAGATCTGGGGACACGCCTGTGCCATGGCCGTGACCAAGGTGAGGTGGCCAGTGGGGCCCaagacccccccgccggggtgggggggctgccggCTGCTCTCCCCCCCGCACCCTGTCCCCCTGTGTGGCCTTTCCCACCCCAGCTGTGgtctccctcccaccctggATGGAGGCACAGGGATAGTGGGATGATGCTCTGGccatgccagggctgcagcctcaCCCTGGGagacggggtgggggggtggggtgtctgCATTCCTCAGCTGCCCTTTGTTATCCCCCCCGGGGTGAACTGGGGTCACCCGGGGCCAGTGGGTTCCACCATCCACCCCTGCCAGGCACCGGCTGCCTTTGCTGTGCGTGgggaggagggtgctggggggctccTCAAGCCCTGGCATTGCTCCCCTGGTGTGGGGAGCCCCGAGTGCTCGTGCTGGATgggacgaggaggaggaggaggaggaggaggaggcagcagctgggcaagTGGAGGTGCAGCATCAAGGGCAGCTTTGTGCCTCGGCAGCCGCCGAGCTCCGCGCCCACCTGCCTCAGCTTTTCCGTTGGAGGTGTCTGGACTGtgctctgcccttcccttctctgaGGGCAGAGAAGTTGCCTGAGGAGGGGAAATATTTGGGTGTTGGAGCCTCTCTGGATCCTGGGGCTGGTCCTGGTCCCTGCCCCAAGGCTGGTCCAGGTCCCACAGTGCGGGGCTGCCCACCCCTCCAGGGCCCCCCCTGTACGGCAGCACCCCTGGctccaccaccagccccagctggggagAGTGGGGCTGAGCATCCTCTTCCTCATGGTGTTGAGCCAGGGAGAGCATCCGCGGATCCCAGTTCGGGCATCCCGCCCCCCAGTCAGGATCCCCTCCCGGTGCATCCCCTGGAGCCACAATGCAGGTTGGCACcagggcagggccagggccaggcgAGCCTGGCTTTGTCCGGCACCGCAGCGCTGCAAGCGGGCCGTGCTGCTCAGGTCTCTGGCGGCTGGATGGGACCAGGAGCCAGGCTCTGCGAGCAGGAAAAAATCTGTCAATGGATAAACAGAGCCTCCCTTTGCAGGCTGCTGGTATGTGGAGTGCTCGGCCACctccctgcaggctggcagggagcccCGTCCCGCCACGGGCATCATCCTGTCCTGGGCATCGTCCTCAGCCCACCTTGGGCACCTTCCCTATCCCACCGTGGGCATCGTCATCATCCCACCATGGGCATCATCATCATGCCACCATGGGCATCATCATCATCCCACCGTGGGCATCATCATCATCCAACCATGGGCACCATCTGCATCCCACCGTGGACACCATCCTCATCCCACTATGggccctgtcctgccctgggcACCATCCAAGTCCTGCTGTGGTGCCattcccatcccactgtgggcaTTGTCCCCATCACATGccccctcctgccatgggtACTGTCTCCATCCTACTGTGGgtgctgtccccatcccaccacacaCCACGCTgcccacccagcagcacagccttaCTGTGGGTCATCAAGCCCCGGTCCCCCCGCCACATCCCCGATGCTGGGTgccatccccagggctgccccagagGGACGGGGCTGGGCAGTGACATGACATCCCTGTCTCCTCTCGGCAGGCCTTCCCGCTGCCGTCCCTGCCGCGCAAGCAGCCCACGGTGCTGGTCGTTTGTGGCCCCGCACAGAATGGGGCCATTGGCCTGGTGTGCGCCCGGCACCTGCGGATCTTTGTAGGTATCTTCCTTCCCTCGTGCTCCTCTTCATCCTCGAGTGGTGCCAGGCTCCCACACCGCATCCCCACTCTCCATCCCACAGGACTATGAGCCCACCATCTTCTACCCCAAACGCTCCCCGGACCCCCTGTACCGGGATTTCACGACACAGTGCGAGAAGATGGACATCCCCTTCCTCTCCTACCTCCCCACCGAGGTGAGACCCCTGGAGCCCCCGTGCTCACTGGCTGATGTGGTTGagtttgttattctttttttattccttccatCCCCCCCGCAACCCCGCCCCCGGCTCTGCTGGGAGCCCGGGGATGCCATGAAATCCAGCGGCGGCTGCTGCGGCCCCGCCAGCCACCGGCTCTGTTGTTGTTGGAAGCGTTGGGCTCGGTGGGAGGAATGTGACCCGAAAGCACTGCCCTGGCCAGGGCCGCGTGTCTCGGCGTGCTGGGCTCCGCCGCACCACCGCGCCCCtcacccccccctccctgccttggCTTCTTGGGGGGGGCGGATTTTTTTGGCAGTAGCTCTTGGATGAATCTATTTATGCAGGAAGACGGGATCCCTGTGTGGGGTTCGGTGCCTGTCCCataggggggtgggggggaccccccagctgctgcccaccgtGTCCCCCCCCAGGTGCAGCTGATCAATGATGCCTACAACGCCGTGGTGGACGCCGTGCTGGGAGCTGAGGCGGAGGCGACCGAGGGGAGGGAGCCCTGCGCTGCCATCCTGGCCACCCTGAAGCTCATCCGCATCCCCATCGTCAGCCTGGATGTGCCCTCAGGTCTGGCACCATGCTCAGCATCCCCCCAGGCAGGATGGAacccccccagctctgtgctcaCCCCAAGATTGTCACCCAGCCCACTGTGGCATCACCCTGGGCTCAGCGCCTGGGTGGTGGGGGAGCCCCTGCGGAGCCCTCCCAGGGTGGGGACAGCCCCGGGGACCCCcagctttccccccccccagcctggcagcatccctgccggcagcccaggctggcag
This window contains:
- the YJEFN3 gene encoding yjeF N-terminal domain-containing protein 3 isoform X1; this encodes MLGGPRGVVLGQGGVPALTAVRSPRSKAEAEAIEKELLEDYRFGRQQLIEIWGHACAMAVTKAFPLPSLPRKQPTVLVVCGPAQNGAIGLVCARHLRIFDYEPTIFYPKRSPDPLYRDFTTQCEKMDIPFLSYLPTEVQLINDAYNAVVDAVLGAEAEATEGREPCAAILATLKLIRIPIVSLDVPSGLAPCSASPQAGWNPPSSVLTPRLSPSPLWHHPGLSAWVVGEPLRSPPRVGTAPGTPSFPPPQPGSIPAGSPGWQPLSTDAFRASTINNKLLELRHDVI
- the YJEFN3 gene encoding yjeF N-terminal domain-containing protein 3 isoform X2, which translates into the protein MCRPCASPAPSHRPCPPSAFKAEAEAIEKELLEDYRFGRQQLIEIWGHACAMAVTKAFPLPSLPRKQPTVLVVCGPAQNGAIGLVCARHLRIFDYEPTIFYPKRSPDPLYRDFTTQCEKMDIPFLSYLPTEVQLINDAYNAVVDAVLGAEAEATEGREPCAAILATLKLIRIPIVSLDVPSGLAPCSASPQAGWNPPSSVLTPRLSPSPLWHHPGLSAWVVGEPLRSPPRVGTAPGTPSFPPPQPGSIPAGSPGWQPLSTDAFRASTINNKLLELRHDVI
- the YJEFN3 gene encoding yjeF N-terminal domain-containing protein 3 isoform X3, producing the protein MLGGPRGVVLGQGGVPALTAVRSPRSKAEAEAIEKELLEDYRFGRQQLIEIWGHACAMAVTKAFPLPSLPRKQPTVLVVCGPAQNGAIGLVCARHLRIFDYEPTIFYPKRSPDPLYRDFTTQCEKMDIPFLSYLPTEVQLINDAYNAVVDAVLGAEAEATEGREPCAAILATLKLIRIPIVSLDVPSGWDVEAGSSGGISPDVLVSLAAPKQCARRFLGRQHFVAGRFLPYDVQKKFELNLPEYPGTECVVALRAPQQ